Sequence from the Peromyscus eremicus chromosome 4, PerEre_H2_v1, whole genome shotgun sequence genome:
TCAATGAAGGCCAAGGAAAAAGTGGCTTGGCATTATGGGTCCAATCACCGGATTCTGCTCAGTTCAAAACTGTCAAGCTATCTTTTTAAAACCAATTCTACATTAAGGATGGATGCGGCAAATAAGAGAAGAGTCCTCTATGGAGTATATCTGAAATGTAGAACAAAATTTTAACAAGCTAATTTTAACAAGTAAGTTGCCTAGCTCTTACCGAATTCACAATGAAGATACGTCAAATGTGTTAAGAACGGCTCACACATAATCTGTACCCTGTGACTCACATGAAATCctttctttcagtgtttttctCAACAGTATTAGAATCCTGGTCTAAAACTTAAATGTCGGGATAGGAAAACTTGGCCCCAAGTAAAAATTAATCCTACTCTTTAAGAGTTGAATGACTGGCTGGCATCCTTTATTAtgttaactgttttttttaattaaaaattttaaaattcattttacatatcaaccacagatccccttctcatctctACTCCTGCCCTCCCACCTCTCCCCCCTGATCTGACCCCCTATCCCttcttccaaaagggtaaggcctcccatgaatagtcagcaaagcctggtacattcagttgaggcaggtccaagcccctcccccctgcatcaagggtgaacaaggtgtctgaccataggtaatgggctccagaaagccagctcatgcaccagggatgatgatcccagattagactactagcagtagaggagagggtgcctgaactggcctaacCTGGTAAttagattagtgaataccctaactgtcatcatagagccttcatccagtaaccgatggaagcagatgcagagatccacaacaccaggccaagctctgagagtccagtcgaagagagggaagagggattacatgagcaagggggcggggtcaagatcatgatggggaaatctacagagacaactgagccaagctcataggaactcacgaactttagactgacagctgtggaacctgcatgggacaagactagaccctctgcatatggaagacagttgtgtagcttggtctgtttgagggaaccctggcagtgggatcaggatctatccatgTTAATAATTGTTCTTAATGCATATACATGCCACTTTTCCAGTTGTGTCCTTATAAGCCCTCTGAAACATGAGATTACCATTAAATTACTTCTAAAGGACCTTCAGTAATTTCTTCTTTGTAGAAGGGCAAAGCTACTTCTCTGAATATGGTTgactgtgcacacatgggcacCAGGACACTGGCCGACTTACAGAAGATGATTAACTATTGCCAAGAGATGTTCCAGGAACTCACAAGGCTATGCTTATAAGAAACGAAATCACTAGCCAATTATAAGGTAATAATTTGGTACCTTAAGGGAACAGAAATTGAATTAAATAAACCATATGTTAGACTATGCATGTCTTTGCTTCCGTTAGTGGTGAGCATTTACACCTGACAAGGTGGTATTGCATTTATCATACATACCCAGCTTCTCAAACATCTTTTGAATTGGGACTTCATTGGCGTCTACCATAACACGCTTCTCATCTAGCATTAAGACGTTCATGGAAAGCCATTTGGATGACATCCAGAGGGGATGATCTGAAAATAGCATCAACGGTCAAAGCATGCATGTCtgatcccccccccttttttttttgtctagagCAAAGATTTACAAGGGAAGGACACTAAAGTGACAGCTCGGTCCCCTTCCTGCTTTAGTTACCATATGAGAGCTCGTTTTATTATCTTAtgttccccttctctttctgacAAGTTTTCTCTACAACAGAAAATGACATTGAACttggagtcctcctgcctcagccttctctgTGATAGCTTTACTGGCCTGTTCCACCCCGATCCAAGCTGTTTGTGTTTTTAGTTAGTTTTTCTactactggggatcaaacccagggttttaaCAAgtcaggcaagcgctctaccactgaaccacatccccagtTCTGAGAACTCATTTTAATTGTAGAATAACGTATCTACAAATCTTACAAATCAATGCACATTCATCAGACATTTGGAATTCATCCTGTCTTATTTTGAAAGTTGTATTTTGCtttatatgatattttaaattctgtcttctcattttcGTTTTCTATGCAAGAAGAAAAACTCACAAACATTTGTCCTGATCTTACTCTAGAATCAGCTGTCACTTTACTGCTCAGCGGGGAAATGCCATCTCTAGTTTGACCAAAGTTGGCTTTCTCTACAGGTGAAGATTGGTGACAAGGGACGTAAACGTCGACATACCATCGGGGATGACAGGTGATGGAGGAGTAACGATGGTCCATCCCGCTTTCTTGAAAAGATCAATCTGTAAGATCAAGCAACCCAACAGACTTAAATCCACATCTGCCATTAGGTTTCTGGCAGtcgttgtggttttgtttttaaagatgggatctgccatgtagcccaggctggctttggccTTACAATCCACTTGCCTCAGCATCACAAGTAGTTAGGACTATAGGCATGCGCTATGACACTCAGCTCTCTATCATTAACAGCTCTTTTGGCAAGCCATCTCCATTTACAAAACAAGgacacaaaaaaattttaaagttgatgatttagggggctggagagatggctcagaggttaagagcattggctgcttttccagaggacccaggttcaattcccagcatccacatggcaactcacaactgtctataactccatttctaggggatccaacagacatacatgcaggcaaaacaccaatgcacataagaataaaaacaaataaatcacattttttttttttagttttaaatagcCATGGATACCTGTACTGGGTCTGTACAAGAATGGGCTGTTGACAGTGACACATGGATGGAGGAGGGACTCAGGGGTCCTACCCTTCCCCAGTGAACGGTTGGCTACTGATAGAGTCATTCATTGCCTTCACTTTGTATCCAGTGGTGATCCTTCTGGGCTCCAGTGGATAATCTCAATCCAGctgtcacacagatggccctggccAAACTAAATGGGTCACAAAACCCACCCAAAAGTCATGAATATAGAAAGGGACTGGgttgagagggatgggaggattGAAGAGAGAATGCATTGTATGTCTGaagttgtcaaagaacaaatttaattgtgtgtgtgtgtgtgtgtgtgtgtgtgtgtgtgtgtgtgtgtgttccttccaGTGACATTAGAAAGCAACAGAACTATTAAAGCTTTTCaggtttcaaaatttaaaataccaaAGATACTTTCCCAAGACATTctcattaaagaaaatttaaatatctcCGGTTTAGTTGTGAAAACAAACATTGTGATAACGCCAATCTGACAGCCTATCTGCTCCACAGTCCCATCATTTTGCAGGGCCATGAATAAGGACAAATGTCAGGGATGTAGTCTCAAAGCACCACAGTTGCCACTGGATATCCATTACAAGTCAGCCATCTCCACATACAACCACACCCTCAATATATCAACACACTCTATTATCTGGATCATCTTGGTCATTGGGTATGAAAATAAGGGCTAGAAACGAGCTGTGCATGgtatgaaagtatttttaaaaaggggtCCAGCAGCCTTGCAAATAACTCAATTCCCAGCTGGACCGAGAGGCAGCAGGTAGAAGACAAGAGGCTGTGAGTGGTAGGTAGAGAGCAGGGCCAACTTGGCAGATTGCTCCTCCCCAAGTGGGCAGGCTGAAGGGAGTCTGACCCACTCGAGGGGGAAGATACCTACTGCTCAGTGGCATTGCTCTGGCCACACCAAAGTCACTTGCTTATAATTCTGTTGAAAATGGTAAAAAAATCACAGTTGAATGATAATGCAGTCAGACACTCAAATTTGATGCATTGACAACCGCAAACAGCTAGAATCAAAGTCTGATGACACTATACTAACCATCACAATGACGGTGTAGATTTCCACACACTGAGAATCTTGTAAATACATAAGCAACTCAGTGTTGGATAATCATGCCACTGATCATTGCTAAAGTTGTCATTTAGAACCACTGGGAATCATGGAAATACTTAAGGTGCCAAGGTTCTAGTGTTTAAAATACAGATGCTAGGCTTGCTAGGTTTTGTGGTGTCTTAGGAACTCTCCTACCTGATGACATGGTCTGTCAGGGTTGGAGAGCACAAGACCAGGTCCAATGATGTTGAAGGTGGCGTCAATATGCATTGGGTTGGGGTCTTTGAAAGAGATGGTATGTACTCTGTAGTCTGGAGCAAGATGTCTACGCATCCACTCGATGCCCAGGTAGTTTGTaacctgaaaataaaaacaatcttaaaaaatattccattctaagtttggaaaatgaaaagtatgtaggattttaaaattttagatttagGAATAAAGAGTGCAATAAGGTATGTAGTGTGGGCCTCCAGAGCCAGCTGTTAGCAACCTGGCTTCTCTGTGCAAAAATATCTCTTCCAGCTCGAATGAAGTCAGCAGCATCAAAGCATGGCTCGAACTCAGTCGTCACAAACTTTCCCTGAGAGGCCAATTTGTGTCTGTCTTCCACAGAATGGATGGGATAATCCTAGTTGGAAcagaatgaacacacacaatgcatttatttattaaggaACTTATTTACAAGGatatacatgattttaaaaattagtcaGATACCATCACTTCCCAAAATACGACAATTCAACTCTAGATTGAAACACCCATAGAAAAGATGTCGGTCTGTGATGATCAATTCTGACTGCCAAACTGATTGGATGAAGGAAAGCCTAAGGGATTAGTGAAGCATATCCCTTtgttatttccagaaaaaaaaaaaaaaaaggttatgaaGGGCTCTAGCCTAATCAATGGATTAATGCCTTGGTGGGGTCATCGGATTGCATTACTGAGAGATGGTGAAAGTTAGGAGGTGGGGGCCTAGCTGGGAGAAGgtgggtcactgggggtgtgTCCTTAGGGGCTCTATCTTGCTCTGGTCTCTTTCTGtatcccctttctctttttggtCTGCCAAGTagtcaaaacaactcttgcatgctTCTGTCAACACACTGTTCAGCCAAAGCATTTGGGTGCGGCCAGCCAATGAAATCCAAACGATGAGCTAAACTAAGTCCTTTCTCACTTAGATTCTTTCCCTCAAGTACCTTGTCATAGCAAACAGAAAAGTAATataagcaaatcaaaacaacaaaaccaccagCACAGGAACAAAATGGAAATCTAGGCATGAGAGTAACTTCCTGACACTTAGAAACAAGTGGTACAGGGTGGCAACTGATTCTGAATacaatacatacacatgtgtgtagctAGTTACAATACGGAAAGCTGTGGGGTGAAGTCACCCTTCTCCTTTAGAGAAGGAATTTGGTCCTGAGCCCAATTCATACCCTCAAATGAGATAATGCTGTTTCTCCCTGCCACTTTTGGATGTGCTGGACtgacttatttttcatttctgcCTTTAAATCCCTAGAatagtttttcatttaaaaattatttctataagTGATTTTTCTATGAGTAATAGTTATCTTAATAAGGACATATATCCCTTGTATTTGTGGGGGGATTGGTTCTAGTACTCCATAAATACTAAAATCTACGGATGTTCAAGTCCACTGCATAAGCTTGCACAGTGTTTGCACAGGAGTTATGCATGTCTCCTGCATCCTTGAAAACATCTCTAGGTTAATTTTAATCCTCAGTCCAACCCAGATGTTCTATGAAAAATCATTATGCCATATTGTTGTTGAATGACAAGACAGGACAATTTTCAAAAACAGTATTGATTTACAGTTGATTGAGTTCATGGATGCAGGACCTGCAGGCAGGAAATGGCTACCCATTTCACCTCACTGTGAAGCTGGCCTAGACACCAGGTTCTTCTGCTGGAACAAGAGAAAGACTTCAGCCTAAAGAGCTGTGGCTCCAGCAGTGAATAGCAATGTGTCCTTAGGACAAGTTTTGCTCCCTGTGATTGAACGATACCATGATATCACTCCCCtctacagttattttgttttgttttgtttcaagacagagtttctctgtgtaacagtcctggctgtcctggaactcactttgtagaccaggctgcccttgaactcagagatccacctgcctctgcctctccagtgctgagattaaaggcatgggccaccatcacTGGCTCTTTCTAGAGTCTTTATATAAGAATAAAGATGATTGATGATATGTCCTGAGCCCAGACTCAGTGCAGTGTAAGCAGCAAATGTTagctattattgttgttgttactccTAGTTTCATCTAAACATAATAACTTTTTAAGTGGAAATGCATAATATATGCAAAGTATCAGCGAATTCCTTTCTTACCCTTTGTGGATTATTTTGATGTCACTAAGAAGCCAGTCTATGCCTGGGGACCTACCTTGTCGTACAGTTCATCAGCCATGGTGGGCTTGGGTGCCGTTGTCCACTTGGCGCCACGGTGGAAGTAGTCTTTGATAAGTGACCTGTATGCTCGGTACTCAAAGAAGCGTGAGCGCCATGCCATTGGAGCCTCAATAATCTCATTTCCCACAACCATCAGGATGTCTCGGGGCATTGCACTGTATAAACCTATCGGACCAAAAGTTCCACGGCCACCTCAGTGATGCAAATTTCCAAGACATTAGAGTATGTGTAACATCACCTATTCGTAGAAAAAGTTTACTAAAAACCTGTTTGTCTACATAATTATATAAAACAGGGCAAAAGGAATGATACACACCAGAACAGATTGTTGACAAGAATTCCCTGTTGGGTGCTGATATCAAgcaaaaatggaaaggaaaaagtgagaGAGATTTTGAACCATCAAGCCTTCTCTACTCACTTgtaggttcctttttttttttttttttaaagatacagaaGCAGAGCTCGTAATGGACAGTATCACATGGTAAGAACTAGGCTAAGATCATTCTGAAAAACAAATTCTAGAACCCAAACACAAGAGCAGTTGTGAAGTAATGGCAGTTTAGAAAAGGGAATGTTTCCATTCTCCCCCTAAAAAAATTGAAACGTgagtatatg
This genomic interval carries:
- the Gatm gene encoding glycine amidinotransferase, mitochondrial is translated as MLRVRCLRGGSRGAEAVHYIGSRLGGSLTGWVQRTFQSTQAATASSRNSFAAEDKATDPLPKNCPVSSYNEWDPLEEVIVGRAENACVPPFTVEVKANTYEKYWPFYQKNGGLYFPKDHLKKAVAEVEEMCNILKMEGVTVRRPDPIDWSLKYKTPDFESTGLYSAMPRDILMVVGNEIIEAPMAWRSRFFEYRAYRSLIKDYFHRGAKWTTAPKPTMADELYDKDYPIHSVEDRHKLASQGKFVTTEFEPCFDAADFIRAGRDIFAQRSQVTNYLGIEWMRRHLAPDYRVHTISFKDPNPMHIDATFNIIGPGLVLSNPDRPCHQIDLFKKAGWTIVTPPSPVIPDDHPLWMSSKWLSMNVLMLDEKRVMVDANEVPIQKMFEKLGISTIKVNIRNANSLGGGFHCWTCDVRRRGTLQSYFD